In Ignavibacteria bacterium, a single window of DNA contains:
- the rsmD gene encoding 16S rRNA (guanine(966)-N(2))-methyltransferase RsmD, producing MRIISGEFKSRRIKSAKIDGLRPATDRYRETLFNILNNHFDFEGISVCDIYAGTGAVGFECLSRGAAHCTFVEKQTPVVNLLKENAADLKVLDKIQIINDSADRFTDRTSAKFDLIFADPPYFTFDIYKTYDNIMQRKLIVENGILIIQRSKETLKEDEEHFSKKVFKLIGDDAVYLFKF from the coding sequence ATGAGGATTATCTCAGGTGAATTCAAAAGCCGAAGAATCAAGTCCGCAAAAATTGATGGACTTCGTCCTGCGACTGACCGATACCGTGAAACTCTATTTAACATTTTAAATAATCACTTTGATTTTGAAGGTATCAGCGTCTGCGATATTTATGCAGGAACAGGTGCTGTCGGTTTTGAATGCCTGAGCAGAGGTGCGGCTCATTGCACTTTCGTGGAAAAACAAACTCCGGTTGTTAATCTTTTAAAAGAAAATGCTGCTGATTTGAAGGTGCTGGATAAAATTCAAATCATCAACGATTCGGCAGATAGGTTTACAGATAGAACATCCGCTAAATTCGATCTAATTTTTGCTGATCCGCCATATTTCACTTTTGATATTTATAAGACATATGACAATATTATGCAAAGAAAACTCATCGTTGAAAACGGAATTTTGATCATTCAGAGAAGCAAAGAAACTTTGAAAGAAGACGAGGAGCATTTTTCGAAAAAAGTTTTTAAGTTGATTGGTGATGATGCTGTTTATCTTTTCAAATTTTAG
- the coaD gene encoding pantetheine-phosphate adenylyltransferase, translating to MEKIVIYPGTFDPITLGHLDVIQRAASLFDRIIVSVLVNASKAPLFTKEERMEMIKEAVADYKHVEVDEFDGLLVEYAKRKNAVAIIRGLRAISDFEYEFQMALMNRKISDGITTVFLMPHEKYTYLNSTIVRELARLHADVSEFVPKCVINRLNNKFS from the coding sequence ATGGAAAAAATCGTAATTTATCCCGGTACATTCGATCCTATTACACTTGGACATCTTGATGTGATCCAACGTGCTGCGAGTTTATTCGATAGAATTATAGTTTCAGTTCTAGTGAATGCTTCTAAAGCTCCGCTTTTCACTAAAGAAGAACGAATGGAAATGATCAAAGAGGCAGTCGCAGATTATAAGCACGTCGAAGTGGATGAATTCGATGGATTGCTTGTTGAATATGCAAAGCGAAAAAATGCAGTCGCGATAATTCGCGGGCTTCGTGCAATAAGCGACTTTGAGTATGAGTTCCAAATGGCTTTGATGAACAGAAAGATATCCGATGGAATCACTACGGTTTTTCTTATGCCGCATGAGAAATATACTTATCTAAACTCTACAATTGTACGCGAACTCGCCCGGCTTCATGCAGATGTATCGGAATTTGTACCTAAATGCGTCATAAATAGATTGAACAATAAATTTAGTTAA
- the rplM gene encoding 50S ribosomal protein L13 has translation MKQERITKSAREIDIDKKWYVVDAKDQIVGRFASNVARILRGKHKPIFTPHVDSGDFVIVINADKVRFSGKRETQKTYFRHSMYPGGAKTVSFRDYMQKNPEYILEHAIKGMIPKNRLGTRISKKLKVYAGESHPHAAQKPEVLKF, from the coding sequence ATGAAACAGGAACGAATTACCAAATCAGCAAGAGAAATCGATATAGATAAGAAATGGTATGTCGTAGACGCTAAAGATCAGATCGTTGGACGATTTGCTTCGAACGTAGCCCGCATTTTAAGAGGCAAGCATAAACCAATTTTTACGCCTCATGTAGACAGCGGTGATTTTGTTATCGTGATTAATGCTGACAAAGTAAGATTTTCAGGAAAAAGAGAAACACAAAAAACATATTTCAGGCATTCGATGTATCCAGGCGGAGCGAAGACTGTATCATTCCGCGATTATATGCAGAAAAATCCCGAATACATTTTAGAGCATGCAATTAAAGGTATGATTCCCAAAAACCGGCTTGGAACCAGAATTTCCAAAAAGCTGAAAGTTTATGCAGGCGAATCGCATCCTCACGCAGCTCAAAAACCTGAAGTATTAAAATTTTAG
- the rpsI gene encoding 30S ribosomal protein S9: protein MADKIAVGRRKTSVARVTIRPGSGNVTINDKTIDEYLPTEVDKRMALAPVEAVEAQGKYDFLVAAHGGGIAGQVGAIKLGIARALLLVDEEFRPKLRQGGFLTRDSRMVERKKYGRPKARKRFQFSKR, encoded by the coding sequence ATGGCTGATAAAATAGCTGTTGGAAGAAGAAAGACATCTGTTGCACGAGTAACTATTAGACCCGGTTCTGGCAATGTGACTATCAATGATAAAACTATCGATGAATATCTTCCTACTGAAGTCGATAAAAGAATGGCTTTAGCACCGGTTGAAGCAGTTGAAGCTCAGGGAAAATATGATTTCTTAGTCGCCGCACATGGCGGTGGAATTGCCGGGCAGGTCGGAGCAATCAAACTCGGAATTGCACGTGCATTGCTATTGGTCGATGAAGAGTTTCGACCAAAGCTGCGTCAAGGTGGATTTCTTACACGAGATTCGAGAATGGTTGAACGTAAAAAATACGGCCGTCCGAAAGCTCGTAAGAGATTCCAATTCTCGAAGAGATAA
- the rpsB gene encoding 30S ribosomal protein S2, translated as MINIGLTELLASGAHFGHLTRRWNPKMKPYIFMERNGIHIIDLNKTKEYLFKAADELEKVAMEGKKILFVGTKKQAKDVIRTEALRSGMNWVSERWLGGMLTNFVTIRKSIKRLQNIEKMENDGTFDRLVKKEKLVLSREKEKLQKVFEGVSELTKLPGALFVVDIKKEHIAIKEAKRLGIPVFAIVDTNCDPEGVDHLIPSNDDSVKAIELIIKVMADKVLEGKQKAKDLKAELQAQDEREKKEKEKEKE; from the coding sequence ATGATCAATATTGGTTTAACCGAATTGTTAGCATCAGGTGCGCACTTTGGGCACCTAACCCGCCGATGGAATCCCAAAATGAAACCCTACATTTTTATGGAAAGAAACGGGATTCATATTATTGATTTAAACAAAACAAAAGAATATTTATTTAAAGCTGCTGATGAGCTTGAGAAAGTTGCAATGGAAGGGAAGAAGATCCTTTTCGTTGGAACTAAGAAACAAGCAAAAGATGTGATTAGAACTGAAGCGTTGCGTTCTGGAATGAATTGGGTAAGTGAAAGATGGCTCGGTGGAATGTTAACGAATTTCGTGACTATCCGAAAATCTATCAAACGTTTGCAGAATATCGAAAAGATGGAAAACGACGGAACTTTTGATCGTCTTGTGAAAAAAGAAAAACTAGTTCTTTCACGCGAGAAAGAAAAGCTGCAAAAAGTTTTTGAAGGTGTTTCTGAACTAACAAAATTACCTGGCGCACTTTTCGTTGTTGATATTAAAAAAGAGCACATTGCGATTAAAGAAGCGAAGCGTCTTGGAATTCCTGTATTTGCTATAGTAGATACGAATTGTGATCCCGAAGGAGTTGATCATTTAATTCCTTCCAATGATGATTCGGTGAAGGCAATTGAGCTAATCATTAAAGTTATGGCGGATAAAGTTCTCGAAGGAAAACAAAAAGCGAAAGATTTGAAAGCCGAACTTCAAGCTCAAGACGAAAGAGAAAAGAAAGAAAAAGAAAAAGAGAAAGAATAG
- a CDS encoding elongation factor Ts produces the protein MAVTAELVKKLRDKTGAGMMDCKKALEESGGDFEQAIDYLRKKGAAVAAKRAERTANEGVVVTKLSDDKKTAVILELNCETDFVAKSDDFLALSQKLLDSVFENNFSTVEEVLNSKIGELKALDLINEVLGKIGEKIELSRFKKITIPSGVLIDYIHPGAKLGVLISYESSKEIPAEFNQLGKDVAMQVAAMKPLVVRREDVDKSVLEKELEIYKSQARNEGKPEQILEKIATGKLEKFYQENCLVEQAFVKDGSKVVGDLLKEFNKANDTDIKISQFFRYHLADEKK, from the coding sequence ATGGCTGTTACTGCTGAACTTGTTAAGAAACTACGTGATAAGACTGGTGCCGGTATGATGGACTGCAAAAAAGCATTGGAAGAAAGCGGTGGTGATTTTGAACAAGCCATTGACTATTTAAGAAAAAAGGGTGCAGCTGTTGCCGCAAAACGAGCAGAAAGAACTGCCAATGAAGGCGTAGTTGTAACAAAATTATCTGATGATAAAAAGACCGCCGTAATACTTGAGCTTAACTGCGAGACGGATTTCGTTGCTAAAAGCGATGACTTTTTAGCACTATCACAAAAGCTTCTTGATTCGGTATTCGAGAATAATTTTTCAACTGTTGAAGAAGTATTGAACTCTAAAATTGGCGAATTAAAAGCTTTAGATTTAATTAACGAAGTTCTCGGAAAGATCGGCGAGAAAATTGAATTATCTCGATTTAAAAAAATTACAATTCCTTCTGGAGTGCTGATCGATTATATTCATCCAGGTGCAAAACTTGGCGTTTTAATTTCTTATGAATCTTCAAAAGAAATTCCAGCTGAATTCAATCAGCTTGGCAAAGATGTCGCAATGCAAGTTGCCGCTATGAAACCGTTAGTTGTAAGAAGAGAAGATGTCGATAAATCAGTTCTCGAAAAAGAACTTGAGATTTATAAATCCCAAGCACGCAACGAAGGAAAGCCAGAGCAGATTCTTGAGAAAATTGCAACTGGTAAGCTCGAGAAATTCTATCAAGAGAACTGTCTTGTTGAACAGGCATTTGTGAAAGATGGTTCAAAAGTTGTTGGTGATCTTCTGAAAGAATTTAACAAAGCAAATGATACTGATATTAAAATTTCACAGTTCTTCAGATATCATCTTGCGGATGAGAAAAAATAA
- a CDS encoding UMP kinase → MQKAIYKRILLKLSGEDLLGEKKFGIDPNVLQRLADEIEEARKLNVDIAIVIGGGNIFRGVSGIDQGFDQVTGDQMGMLATLINSLALQTTLENRGIHTRLLSAIRIEEIAEPYIRRRAMRHLEKGRVIILGAGTGHPYFTTDTAAALRAVEIRADVILKGTRVDGIYDSDPEKNSKAVKFSEISSLDVLKKGLKVMDLTAITLCQENKLPIVVFNMNIRENLKKLLLGEKIGTIVNH, encoded by the coding sequence ATGCAAAAAGCAATCTACAAAAGGATCCTTCTGAAACTCAGCGGCGAAGATCTTCTCGGAGAGAAAAAATTTGGTATTGATCCAAATGTTCTCCAACGGCTTGCAGATGAGATTGAAGAAGCGAGAAAACTTAATGTAGATATTGCGATTGTAATCGGCGGCGGAAATATTTTCCGCGGAGTTTCCGGTATAGATCAGGGATTTGATCAAGTAACCGGCGACCAGATGGGGATGCTTGCTACGTTAATTAATTCACTCGCGCTTCAAACAACTCTTGAAAATCGAGGAATTCACACTCGATTGCTTTCTGCAATTAGAATTGAAGAAATTGCTGAGCCATATATTCGACGTCGAGCAATGCGGCATCTTGAAAAAGGAAGAGTGATAATTCTTGGTGCTGGAACTGGACATCCCTATTTTACTACTGATACTGCTGCAGCATTGCGTGCCGTAGAAATTAGAGCAGACGTAATTTTAAAAGGTACACGTGTAGATGGAATTTATGATTCAGATCCTGAAAAAAACTCAAAAGCCGTGAAGTTTTCCGAGATCAGTTCACTCGATGTTTTGAAAAAAGGTTTGAAAGTGATGGATCTGACTGCTATTACCCTATGTCAAGAAAACAAACTTCCGATTGTAGTATTTAACATGAACATTCGAGAGAATTTGAAAAAACTTCTGCTCGGAGAAAAAATCGGAACTATTGTTAATCACTAA
- a CDS encoding ribosome recycling factor, with the protein MKNQILNETEDKMKKAVEVVRQELVKIRTGKATTALLDGIKVDYYGSLVPLNQTANVSVGDIHTILVQPWDKSAIQAIDKAILASELGLNPISDGNVLRIPIPPLNEERRKELVKLVKKFGEEGKIAIRNIRRDGNDHLKKAEKDEHLPEDERKRGEQEVQKLTDKYIQSIDDILAHKEKEIMEV; encoded by the coding sequence ATGAAAAACCAAATTCTAAATGAGACCGAAGATAAAATGAAAAAAGCCGTCGAAGTCGTACGTCAAGAGTTGGTGAAAATTAGAACAGGTAAAGCTACCACAGCTCTGCTTGATGGAATAAAAGTGGATTATTATGGTTCGCTTGTGCCGCTAAATCAAACTGCGAATGTAAGCGTTGGGGATATTCACACTATACTTGTTCAACCTTGGGATAAATCAGCCATCCAAGCCATAGATAAAGCAATTCTTGCATCTGAATTGGGCTTGAATCCAATCAGTGATGGAAATGTTTTACGCATCCCAATTCCTCCTTTAAATGAGGAGAGAAGAAAAGAATTGGTCAAGCTCGTAAAAAAATTCGGTGAGGAAGGCAAAATCGCAATCCGAAATATTCGCAGAGACGGAAACGACCATTTAAAAAAAGCTGAGAAAGATGAACACCTCCCCGAAGATGAACGGAAACGTGGAGAGCAGGAAGTTCAGAAATTAACAGATAAATATATTCAATCGATTGACGATATCCTCGCACATAAAGAAAAAGAGATTATGGAAGTGTAA